A genomic window from Martelella lutilitoris includes:
- a CDS encoding cytochrome c-type biogenesis protein: MKFAALLVVVLLLAPLTAAQAVTPDEVLDDPALEARAREISAELRCMVCQNQSIDDSNADLARDLRLLVRDRLVDGDSNEEVIDYVVSRYGEFVLLKPRFSPKTWLLWGAPALLVVIGGIVVWRLSKSRRAPDRPLSPAEEERLERLLADGDDN, translated from the coding sequence ATGAAGTTTGCCGCCCTTCTGGTCGTGGTTCTGCTCCTGGCGCCCCTGACAGCGGCCCAAGCCGTGACGCCTGACGAAGTGCTGGACGATCCGGCACTCGAAGCGCGGGCCCGCGAAATTTCCGCGGAACTGCGCTGCATGGTCTGCCAGAACCAGTCGATCGATGATTCGAATGCCGACCTCGCGCGTGACCTGAGGCTTCTGGTGCGTGACCGTCTTGTCGATGGCGACAGCAATGAGGAGGTCATCGACTATGTGGTCTCGCGCTACGGCGAATTCGTGCTGCTGAAGCCCCGCTTCTCGCCCAAGACATGGCTTTTGTGGGGCGCGCCGGCGCTGCTGGTCGTGATCGGCGGCATCGTGGTGTGGCGCCTTTCGAAGTCGCGTCGCGCGCCGGATCGCCCGCTTTCCCCAGCGGAGGAGGAGCGCCTCGAGCGGCTTCTCGCGGACGGCGACGACAATTAA
- a CDS encoding heme lyase CcmF/NrfE family subunit, producing MTVELGLFSLILALAVALATFVVPAIGVRRNDPQLMSVAVSGTLTLFALVATSFGVLIRSHLVSDFSVRNVWENSHSLMPLVYKFSGVWGNHEGSMMLWLLILTLFSALVAAFSRNLPDDLRANVLSIQALIATAFLFFILFTSNPFLRIFPVPGEGQDLNPILQDFGLAIHPPLLYLGYVGFSVCFSFAVAALISGRIDAAWALWVRPWALLAWLFLTAGIAMGSYWAYYELGWGGWWFWDPVENASFMPWLAGTALLHSALVMEKREALKIWTVLLSILTFSLSLLGTFLVRSGVLTSVHAFATDPTRGIFILAILAFFVGGSLALFAFRAPLLRAGGLFSPISREGALVFNNLILTVATGTVLTGTLYPLVLETLTGDKISVGPPFFNMTFGVLMIPLLLAVPFGPMLSWKRGDLKAAGERLMVAAVLALVLAAGFIYYHSRGPVLAGLVIAIAFFLMFGAASDLWYRSGFGRMPMARAWPRFVGLPRSAFGAALAHFGLGVTVLGIVAVSLYETEAVLEMTPGMSVDAGGYTVTFDGITPVRGPNYVDERGAFTIARDGRPVTESFSAKRVYLANNMPTTEAGISTFGLSQLYVSLGDERADGAWVVRVWWKPFILCIWLGGVAMALGGVVSLTDRRLRVGAPARSRRRTMDAAAHAGAAE from the coding sequence AACGCTGACGCTGTTCGCCCTTGTGGCGACATCCTTCGGCGTTCTGATCCGCAGTCATCTGGTGTCCGATTTCTCCGTGCGCAATGTCTGGGAGAATTCGCACTCGCTGATGCCGCTGGTCTACAAGTTCTCCGGCGTCTGGGGCAATCACGAGGGATCGATGATGCTCTGGCTTTTGATCCTGACGCTGTTCAGCGCGCTTGTTGCCGCATTCAGCCGTAATCTGCCTGATGATCTCAGGGCCAATGTGCTCTCGATCCAGGCATTGATCGCGACGGCGTTCCTCTTTTTCATCCTGTTCACCTCGAACCCGTTCCTGCGGATATTTCCGGTGCCGGGAGAGGGGCAGGATCTCAATCCTATCCTGCAGGATTTCGGCCTCGCGATCCATCCGCCCTTGCTTTATCTCGGTTATGTCGGCTTCTCCGTGTGCTTTTCGTTTGCGGTCGCGGCGCTTATCAGCGGGCGGATCGACGCGGCCTGGGCACTGTGGGTCCGGCCGTGGGCGCTTCTGGCCTGGCTGTTCCTGACGGCCGGCATCGCGATGGGCTCCTACTGGGCCTATTACGAACTGGGCTGGGGCGGCTGGTGGTTCTGGGATCCGGTCGAAAATGCCTCCTTCATGCCTTGGCTTGCCGGCACAGCGCTGCTGCATTCCGCCCTGGTCATGGAAAAGCGCGAAGCGCTGAAGATCTGGACCGTGCTCCTGTCGATCCTGACCTTCTCGCTGTCGCTGCTCGGAACCTTTCTCGTCCGATCCGGCGTTCTCACCTCGGTGCACGCCTTCGCGACCGACCCGACGCGCGGCATCTTCATTCTCGCCATCCTTGCCTTCTTCGTCGGCGGCTCGCTGGCATTGTTCGCCTTTCGCGCACCGCTCCTGCGCGCCGGCGGCCTGTTTTCGCCGATTTCGCGCGAGGGGGCGCTGGTCTTCAACAATCTCATTTTGACGGTGGCTACGGGAACCGTGCTGACCGGCACGCTCTATCCGCTGGTTCTCGAAACGCTGACCGGCGACAAGATTTCCGTCGGCCCGCCCTTCTTCAACATGACCTTCGGCGTGTTGATGATCCCGCTTCTGCTCGCCGTTCCCTTTGGTCCGATGCTGTCGTGGAAAAGGGGTGACCTGAAGGCCGCGGGCGAGCGCCTGATGGTCGCCGCAGTTCTGGCGCTCGTTCTGGCTGCCGGTTTCATCTACTACCATTCCCGCGGCCCGGTTCTCGCGGGCCTTGTCATCGCGATCGCCTTCTTCCTGATGTTCGGCGCGGCAAGCGATCTCTGGTATCGCTCGGGTTTCGGCCGGATGCCGATGGCGCGGGCATGGCCGCGATTTGTCGGCCTTCCGCGTTCCGCCTTCGGCGCGGCGCTCGCCCATTTCGGCCTCGGCGTGACGGTTCTCGGCATCGTCGCGGTCTCGCTCTACGAGACCGAGGCGGTTCTGGAGATGACGCCCGGAATGAGCGTGGATGCCGGCGGCTACACGGTGACATTCGACGGCATCACACCCGTCAGGGGTCCCAACTATGTCGATGAACGGGGCGCGTTCACGATTGCCCGAGACGGCCGGCCTGTCACCGAAAGCTTTTCGGCCAAGCGGGTCTATCTCGCCAACAACATGCCGACGACCGAGGCCGGCATCTCAACCTTCGGTCTCAGCCAGCTCTATGTCTCGCTCGGAGATGAGCGCGCCGATGGCGCCTGGGTCGTCAGGGTGTGGTGGAAACCGTTCATCCTGTGTATCTGGCTCGGCGGCGTGGCCATGGCGCTTGGCGGCGTGGTTTCGCTGACCGACCGGCGACTACGCGTCGGCGCCCCCGCGCGCAGCCGCAGGCGCACGATGGACGCGGCCGCGCATGCGGGGGCTGCGGAATGA